Proteins from one Candidatus Nitrospira nitrificans genomic window:
- a CDS encoding NADH-quinone oxidoreductase subunit M: MTSFPWLTLLIFIPLAGAAAVFVVKDTSTRLLALTVTVIDLLISFPLWWLFDASSGQMQFVESARWIPALSINYRLGLDGISLPLVLMTTVLMPLCILISWYSIEKRIRSFMAMLLIMESAMIGVFCALDFVLFYVFWEAMLIPMYLLIGVWGGPNRLYAAIKFLLYTLAGSVLLLVAILVLYFQGGHTFDILQLSQGAYSQSLQFWLFLAFFAAFAVKVPMFPFHTWLPDAHVEAPTAGSVILASVLLKMGTYGFLRFSLPMLPDASQLFTPFIVGLSIAAIIYGAYMALAQADLKKLIAYSSVSHMGFVTLGLFMFNIQGIEGAVMQMVNHGITTGGLFLCVGMIYERTHSRQIADNVGLTKPMPRYATVLVIFALSSLGLPGTNSFVGEFMILVGTFLWSKIAAALASLGIILAAAYLLWMVQRVAFGVSDPHMLPKLRDVNLREMITVVPLVALIFLIGIFPNPILTRMHPSVEKVIARISPPVAERASAMRRDASFTPSMEHAITTIGPTFSQEAQAGTEGRPQ; the protein is encoded by the coding sequence ATGACCAGTTTCCCTTGGCTTACACTATTGATTTTCATCCCCCTGGCCGGAGCGGCTGCGGTCTTTGTCGTGAAGGACACCTCGACCCGGCTGCTCGCCCTTACGGTCACCGTGATCGACCTCCTGATCTCATTCCCGCTCTGGTGGCTGTTCGATGCGTCATCCGGTCAGATGCAGTTCGTTGAATCGGCCCGGTGGATTCCGGCGCTGTCCATCAACTACCGGCTCGGCCTCGACGGAATCAGTCTCCCGCTCGTCCTCATGACGACGGTCCTGATGCCGCTCTGCATCTTGATTTCCTGGTACTCCATTGAGAAGAGGATTCGAAGTTTCATGGCCATGCTGCTGATCATGGAAAGCGCCATGATCGGGGTATTCTGCGCGCTGGATTTCGTGCTGTTCTATGTGTTTTGGGAAGCGATGCTGATCCCGATGTATCTCCTGATCGGAGTCTGGGGCGGACCCAATCGCCTCTACGCCGCGATCAAATTTTTGCTCTATACCCTCGCCGGCAGCGTCTTGCTGCTGGTCGCAATCTTGGTCTTGTACTTCCAAGGCGGCCATACGTTCGACATTCTTCAATTGAGCCAAGGCGCCTATTCCCAATCGTTGCAATTCTGGCTCTTCCTCGCGTTCTTCGCCGCCTTCGCCGTCAAGGTCCCTATGTTCCCGTTCCATACCTGGCTGCCCGATGCGCACGTGGAAGCGCCCACGGCCGGCAGCGTGATCCTCGCCAGCGTGCTGCTCAAGATGGGCACCTATGGGTTTCTGCGCTTCAGCCTTCCCATGTTGCCGGATGCCTCACAGCTGTTCACTCCGTTCATCGTGGGGCTTTCGATTGCGGCGATCATCTATGGAGCCTATATGGCGTTGGCGCAAGCCGATCTTAAAAAACTCATCGCCTATTCCAGCGTGAGCCATATGGGGTTCGTGACTCTCGGCCTCTTCATGTTCAATATTCAAGGAATCGAAGGCGCCGTCATGCAGATGGTGAACCACGGCATCACCACCGGTGGACTCTTTCTCTGCGTCGGAATGATTTACGAACGCACCCATAGCCGACAGATCGCCGACAATGTCGGCCTCACGAAACCGATGCCGCGGTATGCGACGGTCCTGGTCATTTTCGCCTTGTCTTCATTGGGGCTGCCCGGCACGAACAGTTTCGTCGGGGAGTTTATGATCCTTGTAGGCACCTTCCTCTGGAGCAAAATCGCCGCCGCCCTCGCCTCGTTGGGAATCATCCTCGCGGCGGCCTACTTGCTCTGGATGGTTCAACGTGTCGCCTTCGGCGTCTCCGACCCGCACATGCTCCCGAAACTTCGCGATGTGAACCTGCGTGAGATGATCACCGTGGTGCCGCTTGTCGCATTGATCTTTTTGATCGGGATCTTTCCGAACCCCATCTTGACCCGCATGCATCCCAGCGTTGAGAAAGTCATCGCGCGCATCTCCCCCCCGGTTGCTGAGCGAGCTTCAGCCATGCGCCGAGATGCCTCCTTCACTCCATCGATGGAGCATGCCATCACGACAATCGGACCGACGTTCAGTCAAGAAGCGCAGGCCGGGACGGAGGGCCGACCGCAATGA
- the nuoL gene encoding NADH-quinone oxidoreductase subunit L codes for MIYALIPLLPLIAFLVLGLAGSHIKDRAHLVAVPAVLLSFALSLSAFFEVVSGSVVSVPLYTWLASGHLDIHIGLHIDRLTAVMLLLVTGVSSLVHVYTIGYMHGESGYARFFGYIALFTFSMLMLVLADNLLQLFVFWEAVGLCSYLLIGHWYERAAACAAATKAFLVNRVGDFGFMLGLLLIWYQFGSLNYLDIFPALHEATDVTMNLLGPFGGTWEVSVFTLIALLLFTGAVGKSAQVPLHVWLPDAMEGPTPISALIHAATMVTAGVFMVARLAPIYNLSPIAMDVVAMTGAATMVLGATIALTQTDIKRVVAYSTVSQLGYMIMACGLGAYASGIYHLLTHGAFKALLFLGCGSVIIALHHEQDMRHMGGLKDKLPITYWTFVVGSLALAGFPLTAGFFSKDDILVSAWSSGDLGRILTLVGLLTALLTAFYSFRLVFVTFWGTSRVDPRHADHVHEPPQTMTTPLLILAFFSVLTGYLGIPSFLEPVFSTGGDSTAHHGSEGLMIMAAATAMGLIGIAAAYYVYVLNPDLPDRLARQWGSLYRGSLNKWYVDEAYDRLFVRPTFAAASGLWKRVDIQVIDGTVNGIARAVTWGGWLLRLVQSGQTQHYALAMAVGVVVIVTVFLIS; via the coding sequence ATGATCTACGCCCTCATCCCACTTCTGCCGCTGATCGCCTTTCTGGTATTAGGCCTGGCGGGATCGCATATTAAGGACCGCGCGCACTTGGTTGCGGTTCCGGCGGTGCTGCTGTCGTTCGCGTTGTCGCTGTCGGCATTTTTCGAGGTCGTCTCGGGGTCCGTCGTTTCTGTTCCACTCTATACGTGGTTGGCTTCCGGTCACCTCGACATTCACATCGGTCTCCATATCGACCGACTCACCGCCGTGATGCTCCTATTGGTCACCGGTGTCAGCTCGCTCGTGCATGTCTATACGATCGGCTATATGCATGGCGAGTCGGGCTATGCCCGTTTCTTCGGCTACATCGCGCTGTTCACTTTTTCCATGTTGATGTTGGTGCTGGCCGACAACTTATTACAGCTCTTCGTGTTCTGGGAGGCCGTCGGGCTATGCTCCTATTTGTTGATCGGGCACTGGTACGAGCGCGCCGCCGCCTGCGCAGCCGCCACCAAGGCCTTTCTGGTGAACCGCGTCGGCGATTTCGGCTTCATGCTCGGCCTTCTGCTCATCTGGTACCAATTCGGCTCACTGAACTATCTTGATATCTTCCCCGCCCTCCATGAAGCGACGGATGTGACGATGAACCTCCTTGGTCCTTTCGGCGGCACATGGGAAGTGTCGGTATTCACGCTTATTGCGCTCTTATTGTTCACCGGCGCAGTGGGCAAGTCGGCGCAAGTTCCGCTCCACGTCTGGCTGCCTGATGCGATGGAAGGACCGACACCGATTTCGGCCCTCATTCACGCCGCCACGATGGTCACCGCCGGCGTCTTCATGGTGGCGCGTCTCGCCCCGATCTATAACCTTTCTCCGATCGCGATGGACGTGGTGGCGATGACAGGCGCGGCGACGATGGTCCTCGGCGCCACGATCGCGCTGACTCAGACCGACATCAAGCGTGTCGTCGCCTATTCGACGGTCAGTCAGCTCGGGTACATGATCATGGCGTGCGGGCTCGGCGCCTATGCCTCCGGCATCTATCACTTATTGACGCACGGCGCGTTCAAGGCCTTGCTGTTTTTAGGCTGCGGCTCCGTGATTATTGCCCTGCACCATGAGCAAGATATGAGGCACATGGGCGGCCTCAAAGACAAGTTGCCGATTACCTACTGGACGTTTGTGGTGGGCTCGCTGGCGCTTGCCGGCTTTCCTCTGACGGCCGGCTTCTTCAGCAAGGACGACATCCTCGTGTCCGCCTGGTCATCCGGCGACCTTGGTCGGATCCTGACGCTCGTTGGTCTGCTGACGGCTCTCCTGACCGCCTTTTACAGTTTCAGGCTCGTGTTCGTCACGTTTTGGGGGACTTCACGTGTCGATCCGCGCCATGCCGATCATGTCCATGAGCCGCCGCAGACGATGACGACCCCGCTTCTCATTCTGGCGTTCTTCAGTGTTCTGACGGGCTATCTCGGCATCCCATCATTTCTGGAGCCGGTCTTTTCAACCGGGGGCGACTCAACCGCTCATCATGGCTCGGAGGGCCTCATGATTATGGCCGCGGCAACCGCGATGGGTCTGATCGGGATTGCCGCCGCCTATTATGTCTATGTCCTCAACCCGGATCTTCCGGATCGCTTGGCTCGGCAGTGGGGCAGCCTCTATCGCGGCTCGTTGAACAAATGGTATGTCGACGAAGCATACGATCGTCTATTCGTGCGACCGACGTTTGCGGCAGCCTCCGGACTCTGGAAGCGGGTTGATATCCAAGTGATCGATGGAACCGTCAACGGTATCGCGCGTGCCGTCACCTGGGGAGGCTGGCTGTTACGATTGGTCCAGAGCGGACAGACCCAACATTACGCGCTGGCAATGGCGGTCGGAGTGGTCGTAATCGTGACAGTCTTTCTGATTTCGTAG
- the nuoK gene encoding NADH-quinone oxidoreductase subunit NuoK, whose protein sequence is MTIPISYYLILSAIVFLTGVVGVLIRRNIIAILLSVELMLNATNINFVAFSDHLQDLGGQVFVFFALTVAAAEVAVGLAIIIALHRSRSTINVEEFNLLKW, encoded by the coding sequence ATGACTATTCCGATTTCCTATTACCTCATCTTGAGCGCCATCGTCTTCCTGACAGGCGTCGTGGGCGTGTTGATCCGGCGCAATATCATCGCCATTCTGCTGTCCGTGGAACTGATGCTGAACGCGACCAACATCAACTTCGTCGCATTCTCCGATCATCTGCAGGATCTCGGCGGTCAAGTGTTTGTCTTTTTTGCCTTGACGGTCGCCGCCGCCGAGGTCGCCGTCGGCCTCGCGATCATCATCGCCCTGCACCGATCGAGATCGACCATCAATGTCGAAGAGTTCAACCTGCTCAAATGGTAG
- a CDS encoding NADH-quinone oxidoreductase subunit J family protein has protein sequence MSQLFFGYFAGMIAVTSILVVALRNPVYSALSLLVMFFHVAGLFITLHAEFLAAVQIIVYAGAILVLYLFVVMLLNVTQDDRYHSQWRIAGIVCVPLLIESVLLLSGGAGAVITGSPSLQSEPHDALAIDNTLAIGKTLFSTYLFPFEVASLVLLVAMIGAIVLAKRDIGEGEAGGVNGQ, from the coding sequence ATGTCACAGCTGTTTTTTGGATACTTCGCCGGGATGATCGCCGTCACTTCTATTCTGGTGGTGGCATTGAGAAATCCCGTTTACAGCGCGCTGTCGCTCTTGGTCATGTTTTTCCATGTCGCGGGACTCTTCATCACGCTTCATGCCGAATTTCTCGCGGCCGTGCAGATTATCGTCTATGCCGGGGCCATTCTCGTGCTGTATCTGTTCGTCGTCATGTTGCTCAATGTCACGCAAGACGACCGGTACCACAGCCAATGGCGGATCGCAGGGATTGTCTGCGTGCCGTTGCTCATTGAGTCCGTCTTGCTGCTCTCCGGCGGAGCCGGCGCCGTCATCACCGGGAGTCCGTCGCTCCAGTCGGAGCCGCATGATGCCCTCGCCATCGACAATACCTTGGCCATCGGCAAGACGCTTTTTTCAACCTATTTGTTCCCGTTCGAGGTGGCCTCCTTGGTGCTCCTTGTGGCAATGATCGGCGCCATCGTCCTCGCCAAACGCGACATCGGCGAGGGCGAAGCAGGAGGAGTCAATGGTCAATAG
- the nuoI gene encoding NADH-quinone oxidoreductase subunit NuoI — translation MASTTTTKRLNLREWFKTITFYEILVGMKATLSHLLNYRPVTLQYPHEKRTLPDNYRGMLALLRYDDGTEKCVGCDLCEAACPSRVIRVVSAEVPGEPTKRYSKEYYMDMTRCLFCGMCVDACPVDALGMTREFEWAVYDKRQLHLNKQQLLAIGDRSFPIREKRLELQHPNVAFFNVAFKHVPPKPD, via the coding sequence ATGGCATCTACGACGACCACCAAACGTTTGAACCTGCGCGAATGGTTCAAAACGATCACGTTCTACGAGATCCTCGTCGGCATGAAAGCGACGTTGTCGCATCTCCTCAATTACCGTCCCGTGACCTTGCAGTACCCTCACGAAAAACGCACGCTGCCGGATAATTACCGCGGCATGCTCGCGCTGCTCCGATACGACGATGGGACCGAGAAGTGCGTGGGATGTGATCTCTGTGAAGCCGCCTGTCCGTCGCGCGTCATCCGTGTCGTCAGCGCCGAAGTGCCGGGTGAACCGACGAAGCGGTACTCGAAAGAATATTACATGGACATGACCCGGTGCTTGTTCTGCGGGATGTGCGTGGATGCCTGCCCTGTCGATGCGCTGGGCATGACGAGAGAATTTGAGTGGGCGGTCTACGACAAGCGCCAGCTGCACCTGAACAAACAACAATTACTCGCGATCGGCGACCGTTCGTTTCCGATCCGCGAGAAACGTTTGGAACTGCAACATCCAAACGTCGCGTTCTTCAACGTCGCATTCAAACACGTGCCGCCAAAACCGGACTGA
- the nuoH gene encoding NADH-quinone oxidoreductase subunit NuoH, with product MTEFGLRLAISLTQIAAVMGIVVITVLILTLAERKVLGWMQDRMGPMEVGPYGILQPFADAIKLFFKEDIIPAGANKFLFTMAPILCLIPAFIGFAVIPWGPNQTFEVGGITVRPFVVSDINIGILYILAFASLGAYGIILGGWASNSKYSLLGGLRSAAQIISYELNVGLSIVGVLILAGTLSLVKITDAQAGGFWNWYLFALPAPQIFAFVIYVISAVAETNRVPFDLPEAESELVAGFFTEYSGLRFAFFFLAEYANMVLVSCVAAALFLGGWNAPYPGTIMALLGLPSLAWVENTMWFAVKTYSFLFLFFWLRATLPRLRYDQLMRFGWKVLLPIALGNIVVTALAVFFYQQMK from the coding sequence GTGACTGAATTCGGATTGCGTCTCGCTATCTCCCTGACCCAGATCGCCGCGGTCATGGGCATCGTAGTCATCACTGTGCTCATCCTCACCCTTGCGGAACGAAAAGTCCTCGGCTGGATGCAGGACCGCATGGGTCCGATGGAAGTAGGACCTTACGGCATTCTCCAACCGTTTGCGGATGCCATCAAGCTCTTCTTCAAGGAAGACATCATCCCCGCCGGGGCCAACAAGTTCCTGTTCACGATGGCTCCGATCCTGTGTTTGATTCCCGCGTTCATCGGATTTGCCGTCATCCCGTGGGGCCCCAATCAGACGTTCGAGGTCGGCGGCATCACCGTGAGGCCGTTTGTCGTCAGCGACATCAATATCGGCATTCTGTACATCCTAGCCTTCGCGTCGCTCGGCGCCTACGGCATCATCCTGGGGGGATGGGCGTCCAACAGCAAATACTCGTTGCTCGGCGGGCTCCGATCGGCGGCGCAGATCATCAGTTATGAGCTCAACGTGGGACTGTCCATCGTCGGCGTGTTGATTCTGGCCGGCACGCTCAGCCTGGTGAAAATCACCGACGCCCAGGCCGGAGGCTTTTGGAATTGGTATCTCTTCGCGCTGCCGGCCCCGCAAATTTTCGCGTTCGTCATCTACGTGATCTCGGCGGTGGCGGAAACCAACCGAGTCCCGTTCGACCTGCCGGAGGCGGAAAGCGAGCTCGTCGCCGGCTTCTTCACTGAATACAGCGGCCTCCGATTCGCATTCTTTTTCCTCGCCGAGTACGCCAACATGGTGTTAGTGTCCTGCGTGGCGGCCGCGCTGTTCCTCGGCGGATGGAACGCCCCGTACCCGGGAACGATTATGGCGCTCCTCGGCCTGCCGTCCTTGGCCTGGGTCGAGAACACCATGTGGTTCGCGGTCAAGACGTACTCGTTCTTGTTCCTCTTTTTCTGGCTGCGAGCCACGCTGCCGAGACTGCGCTACGATCAATTGATGAGGTTCGGCTGGAAGGTGCTGTTGCCCATCGCGTTGGGAAACATCGTCGTGACGGCCCTCGCGGTGTTTTTCTACCAACAGATGAAATAG
- the nuoG gene encoding NADH-quinone oxidoreductase subunit NuoG, whose product MADTAIPTVRITIDGMTVNVPKGTLVIEAARRVGVMIPHFCYHPKLKPDANCRMCLVEIEKMPKLQTACSTPADEGMSVRTATTVVDDAHKSVLEFILANHPLDCPVCDQGGKCDLQDFSHQYTATSRFVETKRIFQKEYFSPLIETQMNRCVQCLRCVRYCDEVMDVKALAPVGRGTMTEIKHFGSHPLDCEFCGGCVQICPVGAITSRLSMYEYRPWMLKRAETICGYCGDGCQITVQTKGQELIEVNSAHGAGRNNGDLCARGFFGFHAASHPDRLTHPLIRRDGALVQATWEEALEYVASRVGEIKAAHGGQSFGGLISGRCTNEELYLFQKFLRVAVGTNHIDSSARYGHVNGLHAMRLVQGTHRWTVTFDDILDADVLLLVGTNITETNPITGLKVKEAVKKRRATLITIESLEPVVDTISNIANLSHHHFRIPTSDTHHAIVGLVKAVVEQNLIHPDLAQRHPSYVQAMTSALQQISWQDLQAATGIEPDAFARAAAAAAGARRVVILAGQPLLRSDHGYRGCLTLLDLLLLTGKLEEPGCGFAPLAEENNDQGAVEMGTIAEFLPGAHPLASDTERERIATQWKSELPTERGASLIEMLKRAKAGSLKAMFIVGENPVGSLPAAIHAEASLRALDLLVCQELFLTETAALAHVVLPVASSLEKHGTFTNTEGHVQAVRPAIEPVGESRPDWEVFSALSILLNSPMEYAESKEILKEIRSLIPGYGSLGPAPLPPKVDRSAVDRYLTAGYQRDLATRYRPIPRTPRPDGTVRLELSQSLFHSGKLSTRSKGLLQIEGSGRLRINPLDAARFTLSNGDRVRLSSTSGEMTTEVKIMERVPQGTAWFPSHFGQQAVQLFECAVDPITHAPSFRTATVSIMKVA is encoded by the coding sequence ATGGCAGACACAGCAATACCAACTGTGCGCATCACGATCGACGGGATGACGGTCAACGTCCCCAAAGGCACATTGGTGATCGAAGCGGCCCGTCGCGTCGGTGTCATGATTCCGCATTTCTGCTATCACCCGAAACTCAAACCCGACGCCAATTGCCGCATGTGCCTGGTCGAAATCGAAAAGATGCCCAAGCTTCAAACGGCCTGCAGCACGCCGGCCGACGAAGGAATGAGCGTACGCACCGCCACCACGGTGGTCGACGACGCCCATAAATCGGTGCTCGAGTTCATTCTTGCCAATCATCCGCTGGACTGTCCGGTCTGCGATCAAGGGGGGAAGTGCGACCTTCAAGACTTTTCGCACCAGTACACCGCCACCAGCCGGTTCGTTGAAACCAAGCGCATCTTCCAAAAGGAGTATTTCAGTCCGCTGATCGAAACGCAGATGAATCGCTGCGTCCAATGCCTCCGCTGCGTCCGGTACTGCGATGAAGTCATGGACGTCAAGGCGTTGGCGCCGGTCGGTCGCGGCACCATGACGGAAATCAAGCACTTCGGCTCCCACCCGCTCGATTGTGAGTTCTGCGGGGGCTGCGTGCAGATCTGTCCGGTCGGAGCGATTACCAGCCGACTGTCCATGTACGAGTACCGGCCCTGGATGCTGAAACGAGCCGAAACCATCTGCGGGTACTGCGGCGATGGGTGTCAGATCACCGTGCAGACGAAGGGGCAGGAACTCATTGAAGTGAATTCGGCGCATGGAGCGGGACGCAACAACGGCGATCTGTGTGCCCGGGGGTTTTTTGGATTCCATGCGGCCAGCCACCCCGATCGCCTCACTCACCCGCTCATACGGCGTGATGGCGCGCTCGTGCAAGCGACCTGGGAAGAAGCTCTGGAGTATGTCGCAAGCCGTGTCGGCGAAATTAAAGCCGCCCATGGGGGACAGAGTTTCGGAGGCTTGATTTCCGGACGCTGCACCAATGAAGAATTGTACCTGTTCCAGAAGTTTCTTCGCGTGGCCGTCGGCACCAACCATATCGACAGCAGCGCCCGCTATGGCCATGTCAACGGCCTGCATGCCATGCGACTCGTGCAGGGGACGCATCGGTGGACCGTCACCTTCGACGACATCCTGGACGCGGATGTCCTGCTCCTCGTCGGGACGAACATCACCGAGACCAATCCCATCACCGGTCTCAAGGTGAAAGAGGCGGTGAAGAAACGTCGGGCGACGCTGATTACGATCGAGTCGTTGGAGCCAGTCGTCGACACGATCAGCAACATCGCCAATCTCTCGCATCATCATTTCCGCATCCCGACCAGCGACACGCACCATGCGATCGTCGGCCTGGTGAAGGCCGTCGTCGAACAGAATTTGATCCACCCTGATCTTGCGCAACGGCATCCGTCCTACGTCCAGGCCATGACGAGCGCGCTGCAACAGATCTCTTGGCAGGACCTCCAAGCGGCGACCGGGATCGAGCCGGATGCGTTTGCGCGGGCCGCGGCGGCGGCGGCAGGAGCGCGCCGAGTCGTCATCCTGGCCGGTCAGCCCCTATTGCGAAGCGACCATGGCTACCGCGGATGTTTGACCCTCCTCGATCTGCTTCTCCTGACCGGGAAGTTGGAGGAGCCCGGCTGTGGCTTTGCGCCGCTCGCCGAAGAAAACAACGACCAGGGCGCGGTCGAAATGGGAACCATCGCCGAATTTCTTCCCGGCGCGCATCCCCTCGCCAGCGACACGGAGCGCGAGAGGATCGCAACGCAATGGAAAAGCGAACTTCCGACCGAGAGAGGGGCTTCCCTCATCGAGATGTTGAAGCGAGCCAAGGCCGGATCACTCAAGGCGATGTTCATCGTCGGAGAGAATCCGGTCGGAAGCCTCCCTGCGGCGATACATGCCGAGGCCTCGCTGCGCGCTCTCGATCTCCTGGTGTGCCAAGAGCTGTTTTTGACGGAGACGGCCGCCTTGGCCCATGTCGTGTTGCCGGTCGCGTCTTCTCTGGAAAAACACGGAACATTTACCAATACCGAGGGACATGTGCAGGCCGTTCGCCCGGCGATCGAGCCTGTCGGAGAGAGTCGCCCCGACTGGGAAGTCTTTTCCGCGCTTTCCATCTTATTGAACTCACCCATGGAATATGCCGAGAGCAAAGAGATTCTCAAGGAAATCCGAAGCCTCATACCTGGCTACGGCTCGCTGGGGCCGGCGCCGTTGCCGCCCAAAGTGGATCGCTCGGCCGTGGACCGCTATCTCACCGCCGGATATCAGCGCGACCTCGCCACGAGGTACCGCCCGATCCCACGAACGCCCAGACCGGACGGCACCGTGCGGCTGGAATTGTCGCAGAGCCTGTTCCACTCAGGAAAATTGTCCACGCGCTCGAAAGGGCTGTTACAAATCGAGGGCAGCGGCCGGCTCCGCATCAATCCGCTCGATGCCGCGCGCTTTACCTTATCGAACGGCGACCGCGTCCGCCTCTCCAGCACTTCCGGAGAAATGACCACCGAGGTCAAAATTATGGAACGGGTCCCGCAAGGAACGGCATGGTTCCCCTCTCACTTTGGTCAACAGGCCGTCCAACTATTTGAATGCGCTGTCGATCCGATCACCCATGCGCCGTCGTTCCGGACGGCGACGGTGTCCATCATGAAGGTGGCGTGA
- the nuoF gene encoding NADH-quinone oxidoreductase subunit NuoF: protein MAKHELILLKNMSQPGYTGSLSDYEKTGGYQALRNTLGKITPADVTTIVRKSGLRGRGGAGFPTGVKWGFLPKDYHGPRYLCCNADESEPGTFKDRQLMERDPHQVLEGIVLACYAIGAESAYIYIRGEMVLGSKILEQAIGEARAAGYIGKNILGTGINADVWVHRGAGAYICGEETALLESLEGKRGLPRIKPPFPATHGLYNKPTVVNNVETLANLPHIVTRGPEWFAAIGSPPKSTGTRVFCVSGHVKRPGNYEVPMGMTVRELVYEYAGGMRSDKPMKAFIPGGASAPFLTPAHLDVKLDFEHVAAAGSMLGSGGVTVMEEGTSMVWAALRLMEFFYHESCGKCSPCREGSSWLVQTLRRILAKRGRMEDLETLLDLCKNIAGRTVCAFGDAEVAPIQSTLKHWRQEYVDLINEAEAANLIMPGQVGIRR, encoded by the coding sequence ATGGCGAAACACGAACTGATCCTGCTCAAAAATATGTCGCAACCCGGCTATACCGGGTCGCTGTCTGACTATGAGAAGACCGGAGGCTATCAAGCCTTGCGCAACACGCTCGGGAAAATCACCCCGGCAGACGTGACGACGATCGTCCGAAAATCGGGTCTGCGCGGCCGAGGCGGCGCAGGCTTCCCGACCGGCGTGAAATGGGGATTTCTACCGAAAGACTATCACGGCCCCCGATATCTGTGCTGCAACGCCGACGAGAGCGAGCCCGGTACGTTCAAGGATCGTCAACTCATGGAGCGGGACCCTCATCAAGTATTGGAAGGCATCGTATTGGCCTGCTATGCCATCGGCGCGGAATCCGCCTACATCTATATCCGCGGGGAAATGGTCTTGGGCTCAAAGATCTTGGAACAGGCCATCGGCGAAGCGAGAGCCGCCGGATATATCGGAAAGAACATCCTCGGCACAGGCATCAACGCGGACGTGTGGGTGCATCGGGGAGCGGGCGCCTATATCTGCGGCGAGGAAACGGCCCTCCTGGAATCACTCGAAGGCAAACGCGGACTCCCCCGCATCAAGCCGCCGTTTCCAGCCACGCATGGGCTCTATAATAAGCCGACCGTGGTCAATAACGTCGAGACGCTGGCGAACCTCCCCCACATCGTTACCCGAGGCCCCGAATGGTTTGCGGCGATCGGTTCGCCGCCGAAGAGCACCGGCACCAGGGTCTTCTGCGTCAGCGGGCATGTGAAACGACCGGGCAACTATGAAGTTCCGATGGGAATGACGGTCCGCGAATTGGTGTATGAGTACGCTGGCGGCATGCGATCCGACAAGCCGATGAAGGCCTTTATTCCAGGTGGAGCATCGGCGCCTTTTCTGACGCCGGCCCATCTCGACGTAAAACTGGATTTCGAGCACGTGGCGGCGGCGGGATCGATGTTGGGATCAGGGGGCGTGACGGTCATGGAAGAGGGCACCAGCATGGTCTGGGCCGCGCTTCGGCTCATGGAATTTTTCTACCATGAGTCCTGCGGGAAATGCAGCCCTTGCCGAGAAGGCAGTTCCTGGCTCGTCCAGACACTCCGTCGAATTTTGGCGAAGCGAGGTCGGATGGAGGACCTTGAAACCTTGTTGGATCTATGCAAAAACATCGCAGGCCGCACCGTCTGTGCCTTCGGCGACGCGGAAGTCGCGCCGATCCAGAGCACGCTGAAGCATTGGCGGCAGGAATACGTCGACCTCATCAATGAAGCAGAAGCGGCGAATTTGATCATGCCGGGGCAAGTGGGAATAAGACGTTAA
- a CDS encoding four helix bundle protein, translating to MAEGYGGFHYSENAQFARQARGSLYEILDHLIACKDEKIIEEESFDRIRGDILRAITIVNGFIRYLKSAKSKSASGD from the coding sequence TTGGCAGAAGGATATGGTGGCTTCCATTACTCAGAAAATGCTCAGTTTGCAAGGCAGGCCCGTGGATCATTGTATGAAATTCTAGATCATTTAATCGCATGCAAAGATGAGAAGATTATTGAAGAAGAAAGCTTTGATCGGATTCGAGGCGACATCTTGAGAGCCATTACCATCGTGAACGGTTTTATCAGGTATCTTAAGTCTGCGAAGTCAAAGTCAGCTTCTGGCGATTGA